In Dasypus novemcinctus isolate mDasNov1 chromosome 10, mDasNov1.1.hap2, whole genome shotgun sequence, one DNA window encodes the following:
- the LOC101418026 gene encoding pepsin F-like — MRWFWVLGLVALSECFVKIPLKKVKTIRGSLKEKGMLQEFLEKDPNRIAFTLPDQEMSSETRRTYVDLAFVITIGVGTPPQELNVLLDTASNHLWVTSVFCNTSACANSNAFDPNLSSTYQYSNELTYHEYLCGNVQAVVGHDVVQVNGLVIPSQSMGLSVRELGKYLEHAKFDGILGLSFPELGHDQGPTVLQNLRAQGVLPKNLFAIYLGSPSSEEKNNGVLMLGGVDPSCYSGELHWVPVSSPFYWEVVLDSISMNGVQIACQGGCQAIFDSGTSVLQGPPKSILNIQKAIGARLIKDEYVLKCRTVCTLPDIVFTINGVDYPVPASAYVFQTHRNTCYSNFFQNTAFTRQNVWMLGNVFLRLYFSVYDLENKRIGLAPAV; from the exons ATGAGGTGGTTCTGggtcctggggctggtggccctctCAGAGTGCTTCGTCAA GATTCCTCTAAAGAAGGTCAAAACCATACGAGGGAGCCTCAAGGAAAAAGGAATGCTGCAAGagttcctggagaaggatcctaACAGGATAGCATTCACTCTCCCAGACCAGGAAATGTCTTCGGAGACCCGGAGGACATACGTGGAT CTGGCGTTTGTGATCACCATCGGCGTTGGCACACCGCCTCAGGAGTTAAACGTCCTCTTAGACACCGCCTCCAACCACTTGTGGGTGACCTCCGTCTTCTGCAACACCTCTGCCTGCG CCAACAGCAATGCCTTCGACCCGAACCTTTCCTCCACCTACCAGTACTCCAACGAACTCACGTACCACGAGTATCTCTGCGGGAACGTGCAGGCAGTTGTCGGCCATGACGTTGTCCAG GTCAACGGCCTTGTCATCCCCTCCCAATCAATGGGCCTGAGCGTCAGAGAGCTTGGCAAGTACTTGGAGCATGCAAAATTTGATGGCATCCTGGGACTGAGCTTCCCTGAACTTGGCCATGACCAGGGGCCCACCGTCCTACAAAACCTGAGGGCACAGGGTGTCCTTCCTAAGAACCTCTTTGCCATCTACCTGGGCAG CCCCTCCAGCGAGGAAAAGAACAACGGCGTGCTGATGCTCGGCGGGGTGGACCCCTCCTGCTACAGCGGGGAGCTCCACTGGGTACCCGTGAGCAGTCCTTTCTACTGGGAGGTGGTCCTGGACAG CATTTCCATGAATGGGGTGCAGATTGCTTGTCAGGGTGGCTGCCAGGCCATCTTCGACAGTGGGACCTCTGTGCTGCAAGGCCCACCTAAATCCATCCTCAACATCCAGAAGGCCATTGGAGCTCGGCTCATCAAAGACGAG TATGTACTCAAGTGCAGAACTGTCTGCACCCTGCCCGACATCGTCTTTACCATCAATGGCGTGGACTACCCAGTGCCAGCCAGTGCCTACGTCTTTCAG ACACATAGGAACACCTGCTACAGCAACTTTTTCCAGAACACCGCCTTTACTCGTCAGAATGTGTGGATGCTGGGCAACGTCTTCCTGAGGCTGTATTTCTCTGTTTATGATCTGGAAAACAAAAGGATCGGGCTGGCTCCCGCAGTGTAA